The DNA segment GTGAGCACCACAGGCTTCAACCCTGATTGTCGGTTTTTGTGTAAACGCCGAGAGAGGTTCAATTCCTCTACCTTCTCGCCATAATATTATTTTTAAAATTACCATTAAATAGTACTTTATCTACAAAAAAACAAAACAAATGCCAATTAATTTCAATCTACAAAATAAAATTTAAAAACTAAAATAAAATCATTTTAAATACTTTTTATGTCAATTTATGCCAATATTGTTGGGAAATTCGTTGGGAAAATAAAAGGCATCATGGCATTAGAAAAAACTGGCACACCAGGTGTGTATAAAAGAGAAAGAATCAAAGATACAACTTACTACATAAGATATCGTAAAAATGGTAAAGTTGTAGATGAAAAAGTTGGTACAAAATCTGATGGATTTAATATAACAAAAGCTAAAAAAGTATTACTAAAAAAACAGTTGAATAGTGAAGATAACGACACATCAAACTCTAGTTTATCTAGAAAATCACTATTACTCCCCTAACTAAATACCCAAAAATCAACCAGCATACTGAACCTTTGGATGTTTAAAAAAGTTAGCTACTTTTTGTGGATTATTTTGAATTGACAGCATATATTTTTCAGTATTATTTCTTAGTTCTTTTTGTGTTGTTGGCAATTCATATTTATTAGCACTTTGTTTATAATCTTGATTTAGATATTCATCTGGATTATAATCAGGTGAATAAGCTGGAAGATAAAATAGTTTTATTTTATCTTTATTCTCTTCTTCCCATGCTTTTACTATCTTTGCATGATGAACTCTTAGGTTATCTACAATTAAAAATACTTTTTTACCACTATTTGAATCGATAACTTTTTTACAAAATTCTATAAAACTATCAATCTTTATAGATTCATCATATAGACTAAACATAGATTTGCCTGTATTTGTTATTGCACTAATCATATTTATCTTAAATTTTTTTGCAGTATGTTCTAATACTGGTTTATTATATGTACCAATAGGAGCATATCCTTTAAGATTATTTGCTAGATTTTGACAAGCTGTCTCATCACACCACCATATATCTGCATTATCTTTTTTTGCTTCTTTTTTTATTTTTGGATATATTTCTTCTAACCAAGCTTTTGTTGCGCTATCTTTTCTCTCATAAGCTCTTTTTATTGGCTTTTTACTTGTAAATTGCCATTTACCCATACTAAGTTTCTCCATAATTTACTCCAAAATAATATTTTTGGAGTTAGTTTATCTCTTGAGACTTGTAAAAATTATTTCGCCAACAAAATTTCCAAATTTATTTCACAAATGTTTCAAAAAATGGAAACATAAAAGTGAAATAGGTGGAAACAAGTTAGTGAAACAAGTGGAAACTTATTTGTGAAATGGGTGGAAACATTGATGTGAAATCTCTACTAATATTGAAACTACAATAAAACATTATTTAAAATTTGCACCTGATTTTGCAATAGATTCTATAGCAGCTTTTGAAAACTATATTTTATAGCTTTCCAAGAGCTGTTATATATTTTGCTAGATTTTCAAGAGGAAAGAGGACAAGGCCTCCTTGTTTAGAGTAGCTTGGAAGTGCTGATTTTTCATCTATTCTTCTATTTAAAGTTCTAAGAGAGATACCATCTCATAGAATTGAAATTGAAGGTGATTCTTTAAGACCAAAATACTCAAATTTGAATCAAAAATTTGAAAATAATTAATTCAACCGGACACATTGTGTTATAATTACACCCTAGAAAATCTCATTGCAAAAGTGTCCGGTTGAACTCCGGCATTCCTGTCCGAATACTCCGATATATGCAGTGGTTATCTAAAATTTATTTAAAACAAGTAACTGTGTAATAGAATTTATTTCGATTCCTCTACCCGGCACTTTCTTTATAAAAGACTTATAGACACTTTTATTAAAACCGATACCTCAGTTGACACCTCTAGTGATTGACTTTTATGTGCTTAATACAGATAAAATAGCCAAAAATCCGATTATTGCAGCCGTAATACTTAAAATTAGTACCATTCCTGCTAGCATGTCTTTTATTTTACCAATTTTTTCATGTAATTCAGGGTGTAAATAGTCAATTAAAGCTTCAATTGCAGAATTTAACAATTCTGAAGCAATAATCAATCCTATACATAAAATTATCAAAGCCCACCAAAAAATGGAAATTTTAAAATATGAGAATAAGCATATTACTATTAGAGCTGAAATTAAATGTCTTTGCATATTATGTTCATTTTTAGTAGCATAAACAATTCCATTAAATGCAAATTTTAGTTTTTTCCATATTGATTGATTTTTCATAATTTTTACTTTAATTTAATATATTTTTTGTAATTTAACCATTCATATAAGCTAACTGCAATTACAAACCATAAAGCACCAAGTAATAATCCTGCCATTACGTCTGTTATATAATGAACACCAATAATAATACGACTAGATGCTAA comes from the Aliarcobacter cibarius genome and includes:
- a CDS encoding IS630 family transposase, which gives rise to MEKLSMGKWQFTSKKPIKRAYERKDSATKAWLEEIYPKIKKEAKKDNADIWWCDETACQNLANNLKGYAPIGTYNKPVLEHTAKKFKINMISAITNTGKSMFSLYDESIKIDSFIEFCKKVIDSNSGKKVFLIVDNLRVHHAKIVKAWEEENKDKIKLFYLPAYSPDYNPDEYLNQDYKQSANKYELPTTQKELRNNTEKYMLSIQNNPQKVANFFKHPKVQYAG
- a CDS encoding diacylglycerol kinase, which codes for MKNQSIWKKLKFAFNGIVYATKNEHNMQRHLISALIVICLFSYFKISIFWWALIILCIGLIIASELLNSAIEALIDYLHPELHEKIGKIKDMLAGMVLILSITAAIIGFLAILSVLST